From the Corythoichthys intestinalis isolate RoL2023-P3 chromosome 6, ASM3026506v1, whole genome shotgun sequence genome, the window gagttccggcaagaaattctagtcactttcacccctggtcatcAGTAAGTAAATGTGGAAACTACATAGTGTCAAAGCACTTTCAGTCCCTAAAAAGTGGAAAGGCACTATACAAATGCACTTCCATTTACCATAATGCAACTTTATTTATAAAGTACTTTTAAAAAACAGCAGCTGAATACAAAACGCTGGACAgtgaacataaaaaataatagattatttgaataaaagggATACATTTTCTTTCTGGGTTGGTGGTAGCGCTGCATCTAAGGACCTGCCTGGAGGGTATGAGGGCAGTTTGCCCAAGCCCCGCTACTATCCAGGAGTGGAAATTTGGATTTGTATGCATCTCCAAACATCTAAACCCCCAGCTAACTACTGTGTTTCTTATGGTTCTGCTGAGACATATCTGATTGTGCGTATGAAAAACGAAATCTTTTTAACAGTATTATTCAACTCCAGAAATTATTATTTGCTGATATGTTGCAGGATTTGGAAAAGTGCAACAAATTACTACGAGGCTCCCTTAATCGCCAAGCAGCATCAGAACTCAGGAAAATAAACACGGCCAGGAAGACATCCTTCTGTCTACAAACACAAGTTTATGAATTATCCAAGGAAACGCGGGTAAATTGAAAATCTATATAGATTGTATTTTTTCAGTTCTGGTGTAATTCTTTGAATACAAcagaatttgaatttgaaagaaGGTCAATTTATATGTAGCTAACATtgaatttcactttttttttttccaaacaggaCATAAAAAGAGAGCTGGAGATTCACAATATTTATGCCTTCAGACTCCAGAACCAAAACCTACCCAAAAAGAAAGGTACAGCTGGGCAATAACTCAAGTCAATGACTATTGTCAGTGAGATCACAAGACTCATTTTTGATTTACAGGCAAAATAAACAAGATGGTCCAGACTGAGGTAGTAGTCTCCACGCCTTGCAGTGATCTTGAAAGTCGTCTTAAGTCGGAAATGTCTGAGTCTGAAGATAAACGGCAAATTAGTGAGAATCTTGCCTCCAATACAATTCCTGAGACACGCGTATACCAGGAGAGTGTACCCCAGGAATCATATACGATTGAAGGCCCAAGGAGTGACCTGGACGATAGTCAGACTCCAGGTGAGCTATTaatgtaccactgtataaccCAATGTCACTGTGAAGCAGACGTCAATTTGGGCATTTACATATCATAATGAAATGAGACCAAGCATGAATGTTTCTTAGTTCCAGACATTAAGGACATTTCCTCTCAGCCATCGGAAGGCAAGTTCATTACTGACGATGATGCGTCAGAAAAGAAGAAGTCCGAGTTGGTCCCGGAGCAGCCAGCGAAAAAGGAATCTAAGGTGGTCTGGGTCCCAACGCCACCTCAACCGAAATCGGTTGGACGTTCTAAACTCCAGAGAcgtaaatattttttctcacCAGTGGTTGAGAATATGCACAGGGGGAAACCAGCCTACCCCGGGCTGACCCTAAGTGAATACAGATTATTACAGAGACATAAGAAAGGGGTCAGAATTGGTCGACCATCTTCTGCAAAGTCAACTGTTTGCAAATCAGAAATCACAGAAACTAGCTCCCCGCTCTCGGTCCAAACGCCCCAACCTGAAGTGGTCCCTTCTGTGACACCAGCAGTCTCTGATTTGGAGTCAAACCATACTGACtcaaaaacatgagctcaatgTTTACGCAACTCTGTTGAGTATTTGACATTTTTGCCCTGCTATCATTTTGTACAAGCTGGTTTTAACAGCAGTCTATTTTGAAGGAtcaagatttcttttttttttactcgacTGGAATTAAAACTGAACCTAAGCAGAATAAATGCACACTCCCAACTCCAAATTAGGTGAAAATGCTCCTGCACAATAATCACTCTGGAGGGGTCAATAAAAGCTAAGATTTAGCatgaaaaatacttttgggcagtCTCTGATGTAGTTGTCGTCTCACCACTGACAGTGTAAAGTCATCTTCTCCAGGTAGCATTTAATGAACCTGAGTTGTCAGTGTAAAGTCTTTAAGAATAGACCACTGATTATTATCAAATATAAGAAATTTAGTTTAATGTGCAAGAAGGGTTAAAAATGTACAGATGATAATGCACGCTACCTCAGTTTTCATGTGTTAGTCTAGTGgattgtgtattttaatttttttttttttttttttttttaaagctcccTCTCACCTACCTCAGTCAATTAGAgtcctgcaattttttttttggtaatatcTGTAGGACTCATTAGGCATATTAGAAGTCCTGGGACTATTTGGTTTATACCAGTGATTGGTAGAACACTGATTTGACCATTGACGTTATCTACCTCGGCTCTCTTGCATTGGATATTTGAATTATTTGTCTTTCTTTGTGAAAGAGCTCTAAAGGTTTGACTCATGATTTGGCAGTTTTGCCAAATCGTTCATTGTCCATTGTATAACCATGGACTTGGCTATTGGATTTGGATTTTAAGATGCAGGTTCAAGACCAAAGGAGCAAAAATGCTGAAGAGCAGAGGACTTATTATGGCTCAATGGAAACACTATCTGCTTTGTTCTGCTACGAGTGCTTGCGCAATGGACCAAACCCCCAACTTTTTAGGGTATGACTGTTTATGCAGATCCATTTGTACATGCATATGTGTATTCTGGTATATGTGTATGAAATAAATTACAGTATAAGATTGAAATAATTTATATTTAAGAATTGTTCTTTGTTTTAAATCAGGCTGATGATACGACTGAAGTAACTACTACACCTACAATGGTATGAGTAATATTTTGGTATAAacgtgctttttttttaaccactgctTCCAGTTTCCTCTGCACTtctcaggaaaaaaaacaagtctaAATTGCTTTTGTTACTGAGGTGGAAACACCTGCGAAAACTCCATGGTAGTCTGGCCGACTGCAAGACAAAATCAttgctttgttgggcatttctaAAGTTCACCTGATTGATGCTTCTGTGGCTTCTTGGTAGACATTCCATGTGTTCCTCCCACAGTCTAAAAACGTCAAGAAATTGAAGAAAgggccatttttttcaaatggctTAGAAAAAGCTGCTAATCTTGTTGTCAAAGATATTTAGTTCTTTCATATCCAAATATCTTGCTGCTGTTTTGTGTTCCCACAGCAGATGAATTCAATGATAATATAATGTAAATCACGCTAATGATAAGGCGGAAGTGGAACTACGGAAGTAACATTGCTTCATTGCCATACTAAATAAGCTAAAAAAGGCTTGTGATAGGGCAGAAGTCGAACTACAGAGGTTACATCGCCGCATTGCTATTAAATAGTATAGAACAGGGGACGGCATCCGCAGCTCTGGATATGGCTCTCTGAGCCCTTTGATTCGGCTCATTTTTATGTTAAATAAATTTGtgattaaaatttgttttgACGATCATGAGATTGAACAAAATAGTTCCCTTTAGGAAGATCAAGTCAGGCTCACTGTTTAGTGTGTTTGTTAACAGAAAACTAACGCAGGTCATGTGGCAAAGACTTTTGGGTACACCTTTCGAGTGGCAACAGCGatttaacattcattcattttccgggccgcttatcctcacaagggtctcgggggtgctggagccaatcccagctaactattggCAGGAGGCGAGCACATCCTGAatcagttgccagccaatcgcagtgcacaaggagacgaacaaccattcgcgcacacactcatacctaaggAATAATAGTGTTCGATCAGCTtactatgcatgtttttgggatgggggaaaccacgcaggcacggacagcaacatgcaaactctacacaggaaggccgaagcccaggattgaacccttgatctcagaactgaggCGGACAAgctaaccactctgccaccgAGCTATTTTA encodes:
- the LOC130917230 gene encoding lebercilin-like; the encoded protein is MRMSQRAFTIKTRVDTAGDKSNNAQSGSLPRLNPQARTVVFQTKTQIHKTTPDKKFNPYKKTEEIKLKLPPINSVSKTRLHSSYSNSINELKNQNYDLKLQLVEVKTETKLLKKVQQRHTVALQHFQDSEECVSEVLNQNDGEVRDLQKLLCGTRTCRNNLAWKLQVTEKELTNVKDRINHLQQRVIKEQALPAKDELSRKLNEVSIELTEKDKRINDLEKCNKLLRGSLNRQAASELRKINTARKTSFCLQTQVYELSKETRDIKRELEIHNIYAFRLQNQNLPKKKGKINKMVQTEVVVSTPCSDLESRLKSEMSESEDKRQISENLASNTIPETRVYQESVPQESYTIEGPRSDLDDSQTPVPDIKDISSQPSEGKFITDDDASEKKKSELVPEQPAKKESKVVWVPTPPQPKSVGRSKLQRRKYFFSPVVENMHRGKPAYPGLTLSEYRLLQRHKKGVRIGRPSSAKSTVCKSEITETSSPLSVQTPQPEVVPSVTPAVSDLESNHTDSKT